GAGCTCCTCGCGCTCACCGGACTCCAGCACCTGCTTGGCGATCTTGGTGCCCAGCGCCGCCAGCTCGTCACGACGACGGCCACGCCAGTTCGCGATATCCAGCATCAGGCGGCTGCGCTCACCGGACTTCTGCTGCACCGCCAGCCGGGTCAATTCCTGCAACGCGTCGAGCACCTCGCCCTTGCGGCCAACGAGCTTGGACAGGTCGCCTCCGCCGTCGATGCTCACGATCGCGCGGTCTCCCTCGACATCGAGGTCGATATCGCCATCGAAGTCCAGGACGTCGAGGAGCTCCTCGAGATAGTCGCCGGCGATCTCGCCCTCGGCAACCAGACGTTCCTCGAGATCCACCGTGCGCGTCTCACCCTCGGGTGCGGCGTCGACCTCGGTTGTGGTCTCTTCGGCTTGAGTGTCCAGATCGGTCATCGTTCTTCTCCCTCTGTCACGCCCGTGCAGAATCGCGGGCGGTTAGCGCTTGCGGCGACGATCGGGCCGAGCACCCGGCTTCGGGGTGCGGCTCGTCGTACCTGATCCATTGGTGGAGTCCGGGGAAGCCTGTCCCCCGGTGTCCTCGTCCGTGCCACCCGATTCCACAATCTCGGTGCTATCGGATTCGTCTGCTTGTTTCGCCGGCTGGTTCTTCCCGCCGCGCGTCGGCTTGGCACCTGGCTTCGGGGCATTCGCGGCCCGTCGCTCCAGATCCGCCTGCTTCTTCTCTTCTTCTTCCTTAGCGATGTGGTTGAAGACGTAGTGCTGCTGACCGAACGTCCAAATGTTGTTGGACACCCAATACAGGATGATGGCGATCGGCAGGAACGGACCACCCACGACCACACCGAGCGGGAACACGTACAGCGCCAACCGGTTCATGATCTGGGTCTGCGGGTTGGCCTGGGCCTCAGGACTCTGCCGCGCGATAGAGGCCCGGCTGTTGAAGTAGGTCGCGATACCCGCGATGACCATCAACGGTATGGAGACTCCCGCGACAGC
This genomic window from Mycobacteroides chelonae contains:
- a CDS encoding protein jag — protein: MTDLDTQAEETTTEVDAAPEGETRTVDLEERLVAEGEIAGDYLEELLDVLDFDGDIDLDVEGDRAIVSIDGGGDLSKLVGRKGEVLDALQELTRLAVQQKSGERSRLMLDIANWRGRRRDELAALGTKIAKQVLESGEREELAPMTPFERKIVHDAVAAIDGVHSESEGVEPSRRVVVLHD